A genome region from Microbacterium sp. CGR2 includes the following:
- a CDS encoding carbon-nitrogen hydrolase family protein yields MSDSAAVPVAVCQFAPTASRSDNRDRIAELTADAAARGAKVIVFPEYSSYFVNPMDSSLASNAEDLEGEFVAALTALAADYAVVIVAGLVERATDGDHVRNTVVAVRGDGILAVYRKQHLYDAFGQTESDWIEPGDPGMASTFDVAGLRFGLMTCYDLRFPEVARVLIDADTDVLVVPAEWVRGPLKEHHWTTLLAARAIENTAYVIAADHPGPIGVGHSQIVDPEGVVLAGVGAVEGIAVAAVEHASIERVRDVNPSLRVRRYTVTPR; encoded by the coding sequence ATGTCAGACAGCGCAGCAGTCCCCGTCGCGGTGTGCCAGTTCGCCCCCACCGCGTCCCGGTCCGACAACCGCGATCGGATCGCCGAATTGACTGCGGATGCGGCTGCGCGGGGCGCGAAGGTCATCGTCTTCCCCGAGTATTCGAGCTACTTCGTCAACCCGATGGACTCGAGTCTCGCGTCGAATGCGGAAGACCTCGAAGGGGAGTTCGTCGCCGCGCTGACGGCTCTGGCTGCCGACTACGCCGTCGTCATCGTCGCCGGGCTCGTCGAGCGGGCGACCGATGGTGATCACGTACGGAACACGGTCGTGGCCGTGCGGGGCGACGGCATCCTGGCGGTCTACCGGAAGCAGCACCTGTACGACGCGTTCGGACAGACCGAGTCGGACTGGATCGAGCCCGGTGATCCTGGCATGGCGTCGACGTTCGACGTGGCAGGACTGCGCTTCGGGCTGATGACCTGCTACGACCTGCGTTTCCCTGAAGTCGCTCGAGTGCTCATCGACGCCGACACGGATGTGCTCGTCGTTCCCGCCGAGTGGGTGCGGGGGCCCCTGAAAGAGCATCACTGGACCACGCTGCTGGCTGCCAGAGCGATCGAGAACACCGCCTATGTGATCGCCGCCGATCATCCCGGCCCCATCGGGGTAGGGCACTCGCAGATCGTCGATCCCGAGGGCGTCGTGCTCGCGGGAGTCGGTGCGGTCGAGGGAATCGCGGTCGCAGCGGTCGAACACGCGTCGATCGAGCGCGTACGCGACGTGAACCCGTCGTTGCGCGTGCGGCGCTACACCGTGACCCCGCGATAG